One window of the Deltaproteobacteria bacterium genome contains the following:
- a CDS encoding dual specificity protein phosphatase family protein translates to MKIEPYWIEGPWPGKLAIVPRPRGGDWLEDEVRAWRQNGLEVVVSLLTRDEDVDLDLVQEAKLSQAQGLEFFAFPILDRSVPLSRRATLELVKNLDGLLAEGKNVAVHCRQGIGRSAVVAACVLIFAGLPPDTAFRRIGIARGCVVPETAEQREWTLAFARELPDISLMSCSV, encoded by the coding sequence ATGAAGATCGAGCCGTATTGGATTGAGGGTCCGTGGCCGGGCAAGTTAGCGATTGTGCCCCGTCCGCGTGGTGGCGATTGGCTTGAGGACGAAGTGCGAGCTTGGCGGCAGAACGGTCTAGAAGTCGTGGTCTCACTGCTCACGCGAGACGAAGATGTTGACTTGGACTTGGTCCAGGAAGCAAAACTGAGTCAAGCCCAAGGCCTCGAGTTTTTCGCTTTCCCGATTCTCGACCGCAGCGTGCCTCTCTCGCGAAGGGCAACCCTGGAGTTGGTCAAGAATCTAGACGGACTGCTCGCCGAAGGAAAAAATGTTGCCGTTCACTGTCGGCAGGGGATTGGCAGATCGGCGGTTGTTGCGGCGTGCGTGCTAATCTTTGCTGGCCTCCCTCCAGACACCGCCTTTCGGCGTATCGGCATAGCGCGGGGATGTGTCGTTCCCGAAACTGCCGAGCAACGAGAGTGGACTCTTGCTTTTGCGCGAGAGCTACCGGATATCTCTCTCATGTCCTGTTCCGTATGA
- a CDS encoding tetratricopeptide repeat protein, which produces MKDIFALQDEIVQRIVANLRIQVLEAELERVRRIATDNLTAYDSFLRGGAYFLRFTKETNAQARQMYERAIALDPMYAEAYGFLAWTYLREWQFLWNQEPQVLKRSFELGQKALALKDSLSIPHMLLGHVYLWQKQPEQAIAQAERVISLDPNDDVGYWTLAFILNYAGRAKEAVGLMEKAMRLSPHDSGLYLWELGRGYFLTERYEEAIAALKRSLDRNPDFSPAHINLAVIYSELSREEEARVETAEVLRIDPNFSLEVWRQRLPYKDPAITERLVIALRKAGLK; this is translated from the coding sequence TTGAAAGACATCTTTGCCTTACAAGATGAGATCGTGCAGAGGATCGTGGCGAATCTACGGATTCAGGTACTGGAGGCGGAGCTAGAGCGGGTGCGGCGCATCGCCACGGATAACCTGACTGCCTATGACTCTTTCTTACGTGGAGGAGCGTACTTTTTGCGTTTCACGAAAGAAACGAATGCGCAGGCGCGCCAGATGTATGAACGCGCCATCGCACTAGACCCGATGTATGCGGAGGCCTATGGATTCTTGGCCTGGACCTACTTGCGGGAGTGGCAATTCCTGTGGAATCAAGAGCCGCAGGTTCTGAAACGGTCCTTTGAGTTAGGACAGAAGGCCCTTGCTCTGAAAGATTCCTTGTCTATTCCTCATATGCTCTTGGGTCATGTCTATCTCTGGCAAAAGCAGCCTGAGCAGGCCATTGCTCAGGCAGAGCGAGTCATTAGCCTCGACCCTAACGATGATGTAGGCTATTGGACTTTGGCCTTTATTCTGAATTACGCCGGGCGAGCGAAGGAGGCCGTTGGACTGATGGAGAAGGCGATGCGCCTCAGTCCCCATGATTCGGGCCTCTACCTATGGGAATTGGGTCGTGGCTACTTCTTGACGGAACGGTATGAGGAGGCGATTGCCGCCCTGAAGAGATCTCTCGATCGTAACCCCGATTTTTCGCCTGCCCACATCAACTTGGCTGTCATCTATAGTGAGTTAAGCCGTGAGGAAGAAGCCCGAGTGGAAACGGCGGAAGTTCTGCGGATCGATCCCAACTTCTCTCTGGAGGTGTGGCGACAGAGGCTTCCTTACAAAGATCCAGCGATAACCGAGCGTCTGGTCATTGCCTTGCGCAAGGCGGGGCTGAAGTAA
- a CDS encoding type II toxin-antitoxin system HigB family toxin, translating to MASVDFEKGIVWIKWVGSHKAYDRINAQEVEYEKP from the coding sequence GTGGCGTCGGTTGATTTCGAGAAGGGTATCGTGTGGATTAAGTGGGTGGGCTCCCATAAAGCATACGACCGGATCAACGCGCAAGAGGTAGAGTATGAAAAACCTTAA
- a CDS encoding transcriptional regulator, with protein MKNLKPIKTDADHEAALAEIERLWGASLGTPAGDRLDILATLVDAYENEHYPMDPPDPIEAIKFRIEQQGLTRKDLEGILGTRTRVAEVLNRRRGLSIHMIRRLHEKLGISAEVLLRPTRTMKAA; from the coding sequence ATGAAAAACCTTAAACCAATTAAAACCGACGCAGATCATGAAGCGGCGCTGGCAGAGATCGAGCGCCTCTGGGGGGCGTCTCTCGGCACTCCGGCAGGCGATCGGCTCGACATCTTAGCGACCCTCGTGGACGCCTACGAGAACGAACACTATCCGATGGACCCACCCGACCCGATTGAAGCGATCAAGTTCCGCATAGAACAGCAGGGGCTAACGCGCAAAGATTTGGAGGGGATATTGGGAACCCGCACGAGAGTGGCTGAGGTGTTGAACCGACGGCGTGGGCTGTCGATCCACATGATTCGTCGGCTACACGAGAAGCTCGGGATCTCCGCCGAGGTGTTGCTCCGTCCAACCCGGACCATGAAAGCAGCCTAG
- the uvrA gene encoding excinuclease ABC subunit UvrA — MDMITIRGARQHNLKNIDVDIPRNRLVVVTGVSGSGKSSLVFDTLYAEGRRRYIESLSAYARQFLDQRAKPDVDVIEGLSPAIAVQQRSFSPSPRSTVATTTEIADFLRVLYARVGTPHCLECQRPIVRHSVPQIVDQVLNLPENGRIQVLAPVALKRAENRPSVLLELQTAGFVRARIDGVMHDLSEPLPPSRKAATTVDVVVDRLVVKSGIARRLADSLETAFRTGHDVVKLLVGDDDERLFTQRLLCPTCGFSYPELTPAFFSPNSPDGACPACNGLGVRETLKPARKKKSGATEDEAATVAATRCPVCDGARLRQESRGVRIQGKDLPQVLALSVAEAHEFFRALTWTEQQAAIARPLLEAIGARLRFLLDVGLDYLTLDRAATTLSGGEAQRIRLATQIGSGLSGVLYVLDEPSIGLHQRDTARLLAALRRLRDQGNSVVVVEHDRETILAADYLIDLGPGAGEQGGEVLAAGTPQAVMVASVSLTGAYLSGARRMPLPKKRRTAMSWLTVAQASLHNLKEVSVAIPLGVFACVSGVSGSGKSSLVMDLLAPTLAQLLNPPALRASPPLLKGGVRRDLSNGSIRQLGGWEQLDKVICVDQAPIGRTGHSNPATYMGLFNPLRDLFAQTQEARVRGYGPERFSFNVKGGRCEACEGNGVVAVEMHFLPDLRVPCEVCRGARYDRETLEVQVRGRNIARMLDLTIAEALVVLGDMPAIRPRLETLRDVGLDYLRLGQPAPTLSGGEAQRLKLAKELSRRASGRTLYILDEPTTGLHFADIERLLQVLQLLVEAGNSVWVIEHNLDVIAAADYVIDLGPEGGEQGGRIVAVGTPEEVARVEESYTGQFLQAVLASPLSRPTA, encoded by the coding sequence ATGGACATGATCACCATTCGTGGCGCCCGGCAGCACAATCTCAAGAACATCGACGTTGACATTCCCCGTAACCGGCTCGTCGTCGTAACCGGCGTGTCGGGCTCGGGGAAATCCTCGTTGGTGTTCGACACACTGTATGCCGAAGGGCGACGACGCTATATCGAGTCTTTGTCTGCCTACGCGCGCCAGTTTCTCGACCAGCGCGCAAAGCCGGACGTGGATGTCATCGAAGGGCTCTCACCGGCGATTGCCGTGCAGCAGCGCAGCTTTTCGCCTTCGCCGCGCTCCACGGTTGCCACCACCACGGAAATCGCCGATTTCTTGCGCGTGCTCTATGCCCGGGTTGGCACGCCGCATTGCCTGGAATGCCAACGTCCGATTGTCCGCCACAGCGTTCCCCAGATCGTTGACCAGGTGCTCAACCTGCCCGAGAACGGTCGCATCCAGGTGCTGGCTCCGGTCGCCCTGAAGCGAGCAGAAAACCGGCCTAGTGTCTTACTCGAGTTGCAAACCGCCGGGTTTGTACGGGCGCGGATTGACGGTGTGATGCACGATCTTAGCGAACCGCTGCCGCCGTCGCGCAAAGCTGCGACGACAGTGGATGTCGTTGTGGATCGCTTGGTCGTCAAAAGTGGCATCGCGCGCCGCTTGGCGGATTCCTTGGAAACCGCCTTCCGCACCGGTCATGATGTGGTGAAACTATTGGTCGGCGACGATGACGAACGGCTGTTTACCCAGCGCCTGCTGTGTCCGACGTGTGGGTTCTCCTATCCTGAACTTACTCCAGCGTTCTTTTCTCCGAATAGTCCAGATGGCGCGTGTCCGGCGTGCAATGGCCTCGGCGTCCGCGAGACATTGAAACCAGCACGCAAGAAGAAGAGCGGGGCGACGGAGGACGAAGCAGCGACCGTGGCTGCGACGAGATGCCCAGTGTGTGACGGCGCGCGGCTCCGGCAAGAAAGCCGGGGAGTACGTATTCAGGGGAAAGATCTGCCGCAGGTGTTGGCATTGTCCGTCGCCGAAGCGCACGAGTTTTTTCGCGCTTTGACATGGACAGAGCAACAAGCAGCCATTGCCCGCCCTCTGTTGGAAGCGATCGGCGCGCGCTTGCGTTTCCTCCTGGATGTGGGGCTCGACTATCTGACCCTTGATCGCGCGGCGACAACGCTGTCCGGCGGCGAGGCGCAGCGCATCCGCCTAGCGACTCAGATTGGCTCGGGTTTGTCCGGTGTGCTCTATGTGTTGGATGAGCCGTCCATCGGTCTCCACCAGCGTGACACCGCGCGTTTGCTGGCCGCGCTGCGGCGGCTGCGCGATCAAGGCAATTCAGTGGTAGTCGTGGAGCATGACCGGGAGACCATACTGGCGGCGGATTATCTCATCGATCTTGGACCTGGGGCCGGAGAGCAGGGTGGGGAGGTACTGGCGGCAGGTACTCCGCAGGCCGTGATGGTTGCATCCGTCTCGCTCACCGGTGCGTATCTGTCGGGAGCGCGGAGAATGCCGTTGCCGAAGAAGCGTCGGACGGCGATGTCGTGGTTGACCGTTGCCCAGGCTTCGCTGCACAACTTGAAAGAGGTGTCGGTCGCGATCCCATTGGGTGTGTTCGCGTGTGTCTCGGGAGTCTCCGGGTCAGGGAAAAGCTCGTTAGTGATGGATCTGCTGGCACCGACGTTGGCGCAATTACTAAATCCCCCCGCGCTTCGCGCTTCCCCCCCTTTGTTAAAGGGGGGAGTCAGGAGGGATTTGTCCAATGGTAGCATTAGGCAATTGGGGGGCTGGGAACAGCTTGACAAAGTCATCTGTGTCGATCAAGCGCCCATCGGTCGCACCGGTCACTCGAATCCTGCCACCTACATGGGGCTCTTCAATCCGTTGCGTGACTTGTTCGCGCAGACGCAAGAAGCGCGCGTACGCGGTTACGGCCCTGAACGGTTTTCCTTCAACGTCAAAGGCGGACGCTGCGAAGCGTGCGAGGGCAACGGCGTGGTGGCGGTCGAGATGCATTTTCTGCCGGACCTACGGGTTCCATGCGAAGTGTGTCGCGGCGCGCGCTATGATCGCGAAACCCTCGAAGTCCAGGTCCGTGGACGCAACATCGCGCGGATGCTTGACCTCACCATTGCCGAAGCACTCGTCGTTTTGGGCGATATGCCGGCCATTCGCCCACGTTTAGAAACGCTACGAGACGTGGGGCTGGACTATCTCCGGTTAGGGCAGCCCGCGCCCACGCTGTCCGGCGGCGAGGCGCAACGACTGAAACTAGCCAAGGAACTCAGTCGCCGCGCCTCGGGGCGCACCCTCTACATCCTGGATGAGCCGACGACGGGGCTGCATTTCGCCGACATCGAACGCTTGCTCCAGGTGTTGCAATTGCTGGTAGAGGCTGGGAACTCGGTGTGGGTCATCGAACATAACCTCGACGTCATTGCCGCAGCGGACTACGTCATCGACCTGGGACCCGAAGGCGGGGAGCAGGGTGGGCGGATCGTTGCCGTCGGCACGCCGGAGGAGGTGGCGCGTGTCGAGGAATCGTACACCGGGCAGTTTTTACAAGCGGTACTGGCGTCGCCGCTTTCCCGTCCGACAGCCTGA
- the gcvPB gene encoding aminomethyl-transferring glycine dehydrogenase subunit GcvPB, with translation MRKRAVLDEPLIAERGSPGRIGYSLPKDDLPEYDGDLAPELCRETLERFPEVSEAEVVRHFTRLSQWNFSAATTLYPLGSCTMKYNPVVNEIVARLPGFAHLHPLTPDEHAQGALALLVELERCLAEISGMDAVSLQPAAGAQGELTGMKLIRAYHREHGHPRKKVLIPGSAHGTNPASAALCGYAVEEVPTGSAGILNAETVKNCVDAEVAALMVTNPNTLGLFEREIVQITATLHAHGALVYLDGANLNALMGVAKPGHMGADVIQFNLHKTFSTPHGGGGPGAGPVGVKKILEPYLPVPRIVQREGQYAWSEAFPQSIGKVRSFYGNFGVLVRAYTYILAMGGDGLAHATRMAVLSANYLRKQLEGAYEIASHEPCMHECVFSDGSFKHTGIKTLDIAKRLLDYGFYAPTIYFPLVVSGALMIEPTETESKETLDEFTEALLAIAYEIRTSPEALKNAPMTTPVSRLDETRAARHPVLRWGKAND, from the coding sequence ATGCGCAAACGAGCAGTCCTCGATGAGCCCCTGATTGCCGAACGGGGTTCGCCGGGACGCATAGGCTATTCGCTGCCGAAAGACGATCTGCCCGAATACGATGGCGACCTCGCGCCGGAACTGTGTCGCGAGACGCTGGAGCGCTTTCCCGAGGTCAGCGAAGCCGAGGTCGTGCGCCACTTCACGCGCCTCTCGCAGTGGAACTTCAGCGCCGCGACTACGCTCTATCCCTTGGGGTCGTGCACTATGAAGTACAACCCGGTGGTAAACGAGATCGTGGCGCGTTTGCCCGGGTTTGCGCATTTGCACCCGTTGACACCGGATGAGCACGCGCAAGGCGCGCTCGCCTTACTGGTCGAGCTTGAGCGCTGCCTAGCGGAAATCAGCGGCATGGACGCAGTGAGCCTCCAACCAGCCGCCGGCGCGCAGGGCGAATTGACCGGGATGAAGCTCATCCGTGCCTATCATCGAGAGCACGGCCATCCGCGCAAGAAAGTCCTCATCCCCGGCAGCGCGCATGGCACCAACCCGGCGTCGGCGGCGCTGTGCGGTTATGCCGTGGAAGAAGTCCCCACCGGCTCGGCGGGCATTCTGAACGCAGAGACAGTGAAGAACTGCGTGGATGCGGAGGTGGCCGCGCTCATGGTCACCAACCCGAACACGCTGGGACTCTTCGAACGCGAAATCGTCCAGATTACCGCAACGCTGCATGCTCACGGTGCGCTCGTGTACCTGGACGGGGCCAACCTCAACGCGTTGATGGGCGTGGCCAAACCCGGTCACATGGGCGCGGATGTGATCCAGTTCAACCTGCACAAGACCTTTTCCACCCCGCACGGTGGCGGCGGCCCGGGGGCAGGGCCGGTCGGCGTGAAGAAGATTCTGGAGCCGTACTTGCCGGTGCCGCGCATCGTCCAGCGCGAGGGGCAGTACGCGTGGAGCGAAGCCTTCCCGCAGTCAATCGGCAAGGTCCGCTCGTTCTACGGTAACTTCGGCGTACTGGTGCGCGCCTATACCTATATCCTGGCCATGGGCGGCGATGGACTCGCGCATGCCACGCGCATGGCGGTGCTCAGCGCCAATTACCTGCGCAAACAACTCGAAGGCGCCTACGAGATCGCCTCGCACGAGCCCTGCATGCATGAGTGCGTGTTTTCCGACGGCTCGTTCAAACACACCGGGATCAAAACCTTGGACATTGCCAAGCGGCTGCTCGACTATGGGTTCTATGCACCGACGATTTATTTTCCGTTAGTAGTGAGCGGCGCGTTGATGATCGAGCCGACGGAGACGGAAAGCAAAGAGACGCTCGACGAGTTTACCGAGGCGCTGTTGGCGATCGCGTACGAGATCCGCACCAGCCCCGAGGCGCTCAAGAACGCGCCCATGACCACGCCGGTGAGTCGCTTGGATGAAACCCGCGCCGCGCGCCATCCGGTGTTGCGGTGGGGGAAAGCGAATGACTGA
- the gcvPA gene encoding aminomethyl-transferring glycine dehydrogenase subunit GcvPA, with protein sequence MRYIPHTDHDITAMLAAIGIETVDALFSHIPEELRRRATLQLPLGKGESEVHTRLTSLAQANWVAPESVSFLGAGAYPHFSPVVVDSLLQRSEFATAYTPYQPEVSQGTLQAIFEFQSLVATLLGLDVANASMYDGASATAEAVLMARRIAPQRSTVLIARSVHPQYRQVVRTYLDGVPGVRIVEVPWATDGRLDTAALARLLNDQVSCVVVGYPNVFGVIEDLGSLGTMARQQGALTVTTTTEALALGLLKAPGELGADIAVAEGQSLGLPMSYGGPGVGLFACRDRFLRNMPGRLVGETIDHEGRRGFVLTLATREQHIRREKATSNICTNQGLCALGVTIFLSLMGKQGLRELAQRNVKKSRLACDLLVQHGCAAPLAAPFFNEFVVSLPNARAQWNRLNTQGIVAGVVLEDWYPELKDCLLLCVTELHARAEIERLAAELGRGA encoded by the coding sequence ATGCGTTATATCCCTCACACCGACCACGATATTACCGCTATGTTGGCGGCTATTGGCATAGAGACGGTCGACGCCTTGTTTTCTCATATTCCTGAAGAACTCCGCCGTCGCGCGACTCTCCAGCTTCCCCTGGGAAAAGGGGAGTCCGAGGTCCATACACGCTTAACCAGCCTAGCGCAGGCAAACTGGGTCGCGCCCGAGAGTGTCTCGTTTCTTGGTGCCGGTGCCTATCCGCATTTTTCTCCGGTAGTGGTGGATTCCTTGCTGCAACGCTCGGAGTTCGCCACCGCCTACACGCCCTATCAACCGGAAGTCAGCCAGGGAACGCTGCAGGCGATCTTCGAGTTTCAGTCGCTGGTGGCCACCCTGTTAGGTTTGGATGTGGCGAATGCCAGCATGTACGACGGTGCATCGGCGACCGCCGAGGCGGTGCTGATGGCGCGGCGGATCGCGCCGCAGCGCTCCACAGTGTTGATCGCTCGCTCCGTGCACCCGCAGTATCGCCAAGTGGTGCGCACCTATCTGGATGGCGTTCCTGGCGTGCGGATCGTCGAAGTGCCCTGGGCGACGGACGGACGGCTCGATACCGCAGCTTTGGCGCGTCTTCTGAACGATCAGGTCAGCTGCGTGGTGGTCGGCTATCCCAACGTGTTTGGTGTGATTGAAGACCTGGGGAGCCTCGGCACCATGGCCCGTCAGCAGGGCGCGCTGACCGTGACGACGACGACCGAAGCCCTCGCGCTCGGTCTGCTCAAAGCGCCTGGAGAGCTTGGTGCCGATATCGCTGTGGCCGAAGGGCAAAGCTTGGGACTGCCCATGAGCTATGGCGGTCCCGGTGTCGGTCTCTTTGCCTGTCGAGATCGGTTTCTGCGCAACATGCCGGGGCGGTTGGTGGGAGAAACCATCGACCATGAGGGCCGTCGCGGCTTTGTACTAACCCTAGCCACTAGAGAGCAACACATCCGCCGCGAGAAAGCGACATCCAACATCTGCACTAATCAAGGCTTGTGTGCTCTTGGCGTCACGATCTTTCTGTCGCTGATGGGCAAGCAGGGACTGCGAGAGTTGGCGCAACGCAACGTCAAGAAGAGTCGGCTCGCGTGCGATCTCCTCGTTCAGCACGGTTGTGCCGCGCCGCTGGCCGCGCCGTTTTTTAATGAATTCGTCGTTTCCCTGCCGAACGCGCGTGCCCAATGGAATCGCTTAAACACCCAGGGCATCGTGGCTGGCGTAGTGTTGGAGGATTGGTATCCGGAGCTGAAGGATTGCTTGTTGCTGTGCGTGACCGAACTGCACGCGCGCGCGGAGATCGAACGGCTGGCGGCGGAACTTGGACGTGGGGCGTAG
- the gcvH gene encoding glycine cleavage system protein GcvH encodes MEIPKTLRYSREHEWVAVEDGIATIGITDYAQEQLGDVVYVELPEVGAQVIKDEPFGVVESVKAVSDVFAPLSGTVTEVNGPLADSPEIVNDDPYGDAWMIRVELSDPGELDDLMSAAEYEKFVEEEQDDV; translated from the coding sequence ATGGAGATTCCGAAAACGTTACGCTACTCGCGCGAACATGAGTGGGTCGCCGTGGAGGATGGGATCGCGACGATTGGCATCACGGACTACGCGCAAGAACAACTCGGCGACGTGGTTTACGTGGAGCTTCCTGAAGTCGGCGCTCAGGTGATAAAGGATGAACCCTTCGGCGTCGTGGAGTCCGTCAAAGCCGTCTCCGATGTGTTTGCGCCGCTCAGCGGGACGGTGACGGAAGTGAACGGGCCGCTGGCGGACAGTCCGGAAATCGTCAATGACGATCCGTACGGCGATGCCTGGATGATCCGTGTGGAGCTGAGCGACCCTGGCGAGCTTGACGATTTGATGAGCGCGGCCGAATACGAAAAATTTGTGGAAGAAGAGCAAGACGATGTCTAG
- the gcvT gene encoding glycine cleavage system aminomethyltransferase GcvT, translating into MAKRTPLYDTHRSLGARLVEFGGWEMPVQYRGILAEHHSVRTQAGLFDLSHMGEIEISGPRALEVCQELLVTDVARVQLSQAQYSVLCNEQGGCIDDVVVYRTAEECYLLCVNAANIDKDWQWIDEHNRQRATIRNLSDEYALVALQGPRAAEIVQPLVTCELSRLRRYWSTAGEVAGHRALIARTGYTGEDGFELFVAASEAKAVWQACEEAGRQCGLVPVGLGARDTLRLEAGLLLYGNDLDAETSPLEAGLRRLVQFGKDHFLGREALLQQQALGLKKQLIGLRMETGGIPRHGYRLWQGEETAGVVTSGTQSPTLEVGIALGYVPPALATPSTELTVEIRTRRVPARVVALPFYRREKE; encoded by the coding sequence ATGGCTAAACGTACTCCCCTCTACGACACCCACCGCTCTCTCGGCGCGCGCTTGGTCGAGTTCGGCGGCTGGGAAATGCCGGTCCAGTATCGCGGCATTCTCGCCGAGCATCACTCGGTGCGTACGCAGGCCGGGCTGTTCGATCTTAGCCATATGGGGGAGATTGAAATCTCCGGTCCGCGCGCCCTCGAAGTGTGTCAAGAACTGTTGGTCACCGATGTGGCGCGTGTGCAACTCAGTCAAGCGCAGTACTCGGTCCTGTGCAACGAGCAGGGTGGCTGCATCGACGATGTCGTCGTCTATCGCACGGCGGAGGAGTGTTATCTCCTATGCGTGAACGCCGCCAATATCGACAAAGATTGGCAATGGATCGACGAACATAACCGACAACGCGCGACGATCCGCAACCTGAGCGACGAGTATGCGCTGGTTGCGCTGCAAGGGCCGCGCGCTGCCGAGATTGTCCAGCCGTTGGTCACGTGCGAGCTGTCGCGTTTGCGCCGCTACTGGTCGACGGCTGGAGAAGTGGCCGGGCATCGTGCCCTAATCGCGCGCACAGGCTACACCGGTGAAGATGGGTTCGAGTTATTTGTTGCGGCCTCCGAGGCGAAAGCTGTGTGGCAGGCCTGCGAGGAGGCGGGGAGACAGTGCGGACTCGTGCCGGTCGGGTTGGGGGCGCGGGATACGCTGCGGCTCGAAGCCGGGCTGCTGTTGTACGGCAATGACCTGGATGCCGAGACCTCGCCTTTGGAAGCCGGGCTGCGGCGTCTCGTGCAATTCGGAAAAGACCATTTCCTCGGTCGCGAGGCGCTTCTGCAGCAGCAGGCGCTGGGACTAAAGAAGCAACTGATCGGTCTGCGGATGGAGACGGGTGGCATTCCGCGCCACGGCTATCGGTTGTGGCAGGGCGAGGAAACCGCCGGCGTAGTGACCAGCGGGACGCAATCGCCAACCTTGGAAGTTGGTATCGCGCTCGGCTATGTGCCGCCCGCGCTTGCGACGCCGTCGACGGAGCTTACGGTGGAGATTCGCACTCGTCGCGTGCCCGCGCGAGTCGTGGCGCTGCCCTTTTATCGACGAGAGAAGGAGTGA
- the folD gene encoding bifunctional methylenetetrahydrofolate dehydrogenase/methenyltetrahydrofolate cyclohydrolase FolD, with translation MATILDGKALAQRVRAEVKVAVAWFVARQGSAPGLATVVIGDDPVSRVYVGTKEKACREVGMQSFGYRLPVTASMSEALALVHELNARSDVHGILIQLPLPAHLEKTILIEALAPDKDVDALHPWNQGKLLLGEDGLRPCTPSGVMRLLRETDIALAGKRAVVIGRSLLVGKPVALMLLEQNATVTSCHSRTEHLADEVRRADIVVAAIGHPETIKGDWIKDGAVVIDVGISRLTDGSLKGDVEFATAQERAAFITPVPGGVGPMTVAMLLANTLKAAEGQVQRVVSS, from the coding sequence ATGGCTACCATTCTTGATGGCAAAGCGCTGGCGCAACGCGTGCGTGCGGAGGTGAAAGTCGCGGTCGCCTGGTTCGTCGCGCGACAGGGAAGTGCACCGGGATTGGCGACGGTCGTGATCGGTGATGATCCGGTCTCGCGGGTGTATGTAGGCACGAAAGAAAAGGCCTGCCGCGAAGTCGGTATGCAATCATTTGGGTACCGCTTGCCAGTGACTGCCTCTATGAGCGAGGCGCTGGCCCTTGTGCACGAGCTGAACGCGCGTAGCGATGTTCATGGCATTCTCATTCAACTCCCTCTGCCGGCTCATCTGGAGAAAACCATCTTGATCGAAGCGCTGGCACCGGACAAAGATGTAGACGCCTTACACCCGTGGAATCAGGGAAAGTTGCTCTTGGGCGAAGACGGTTTGCGTCCGTGCACGCCCAGCGGCGTCATGCGTCTGCTGAGGGAAACCGACATTGCCCTTGCCGGGAAGCGCGCAGTGGTGATCGGTAGGAGCTTGCTTGTGGGGAAACCCGTGGCTTTGATGCTGCTAGAACAAAATGCCACGGTGACCAGTTGCCATTCTCGTACCGAGCACCTGGCCGATGAAGTGCGCAGGGCGGATATCGTCGTCGCGGCAATTGGTCATCCTGAAACCATTAAGGGCGACTGGATCAAGGACGGCGCGGTAGTGATCGATGTTGGAATTTCTCGACTTACGGACGGATCGCTCAAAGGCGATGTTGAGTTTGCGACGGCACAAGAGCGCGCAGCGTTTATTACTCCGGTGCCGGGTGGAGTCGGCCCTATGACTGTGGCGATGCTGTTGGCGAATACGCTGAAGGCGGCGGAAGGCCAAGTTCAGAGAGTAGTCAGTAGTTAG